cctctgtccccatgtcccactgtccccccgtcccactgtccccatgtccccctgtccccctgtctccatgtccctctgtccccaagtacccatgtccccatgtcccactgtccccatgtccccctgtccccatgcccccATGTCCCTGGTATCCCCAGTGTTCCCatgtccccacgctgtccccatgctgtccccacgctgtccccacactgtcccctcACCGTCCCCGTCGTGTCTCCGGTAGCGGTGGCCGTTCCAGGGCTCCGCCGGCCTCCGGCCGCAGTTGCCCAGCTCGCAGCAGCTGCAGatgtcccttgtcccctccaCGGGCGCCCAGCTGCaacagggaggtgacaccgTCAGCCGATGCCACCATGGAGGCGCCACCACGGAGGTGCCACCAGGGAGGTGCCACCATGGAGGCGCCACCAGGGAGGTGACACTAGAGAGGTGACACTACTCACGTGTTGCGCGCCTTGCTGAAGGAGCAGGCCTTGTTCAGCGCGTCCGGGCTCTGCTCGGCCGGTGTCACCTTCAGGTGACACGTGATGTAGATCTGTGCCAGaggacactgctggggacaccgcGCGGCCACCGGGGTGgcgctggggacagcggggtgtccccggggtgtccccagggtgtccccagggccttACCAGGCTGCGGGGGTCGCCGGCGAAGCGGAAGGCGTCGATCTGGAAGCGCAGCACGTCCTGCCGCGGCCGGGGGGTGACAAAGGCCGAGCTGGTGGCATCAGAGCGCCCGTCCACcaggcagctgtggggacagcgGGGTCACACCCCGGGGACAGCGGAGTCACACCATGGGGACAGCGGGGTCACAgcccggggacagcggggacacagccctggttGGCACTGCAgcgtccccaagtgtccccacaTCAGCTGGGGAAGTGACGAGTGCTCAGCACCTCCTAGAGCtgaaaatgtccccaaaatgtccccagcTCTCTCATTGAAGTCACCACCCCTTGTGTgtcccccagaccccaaattgTCCCCAAAAGTCCCCAAACTCACCCATTGAAGGAGATGATGGAGCAGTGGGGAGGGACGAGGTGTCACTACCCCGACTGTGTCCCTgaccccaaagtgtccccagctGTTCCCAACCCACCCATTGAAGTCAGTGATGGTGCAGTGAGGTGTCACCACCCCCGACCCTGTCCCTCACCCCAAattgtccccaaatgtccccaaattaTCCCCGAACATCCCCAGacgtccccaaatgtccccagcgCACTCATTGAAGTCGATGATGGCGTAGTGGGACGAGGAGAGCTCACCacgtccctgggtgtcccccagaccccaaagtggccccaaatgtccccaaacatCCCCAGATGTCCTGAAACcatccccagatgtccccaggtgtccctggcgCACCCGTTGAAGTCGATGATGGCGTAGCAGGGCAGGATGAGCTGCCACCTTCCCCATAACCCCTAAGcgtcccctgatgtccccaaaccatccccaaatgtccccagttGTCCCCAGACGTCATCAAATGTCCCCAGCGCACCTGTTGAAGTTGATGATGGTGCCGTGGGACAAGGAGAGCTCATCACCCCCTGAGTGTCCCCCAgaccccaaagtgtccccagatgtccccaaatgtccccaaaccatccccaggtgtccccaggtgtccccaggtgtccccaggtgtccccggCAGCCCGGCGCACCCGTTGAAGTCAATGATGGCGTAGTGGGGCTCGGTGCCCGCGCCGGGGCCCAGCGTGGCCACGCAGGAGTCGATGAAGAGCCGCAGGGGGACGTGGCTGTGGGCGCCCACCTCGGCCTGGATGTTCAGCACGTCCCCCAGGCGGAACGCCGAGAGATCCCGCTCCGAGCTCCAGTCCTCTGGAAAACCCCACGGGATCAACCCCAAACTGAGCCCAAAATGAGAaatgggatgggaaaggggGAGTCCCGGGAGATCCCGCTCTGATTTCCAGTCCTATGGAGAACCCCatgggaaaagggatgggaaagggggaATCCCAGGAAATCCTGTTTAGAGCTCCAGTCCTCTGGAAAACCCAATGGGATCAACCCCAAAGCGATCCCAAAGTGGGAAAGGGGTGGAAAAGGGGGAATCCCGAGAAATCCCACTTGGAGCTCCAGTCCTCTGGAAAACCCaatgggaaaagggatgggaaagggggaACCCCGAGAAATCCTGCTCCGAGCTCCAGTCCTCTGGAAAACCCAACGGGatcaaccccaaaccccaaaaggggaaaaggggtgggaaagggatggaaaagggggaaaaggggatggagaaatggggaaatgggatggagaaatgggggaaaggTTGGGAAAAgtggggatggagaagggagaaaagagatggaaaagggaTGAGAAAGGAGGGGAAGTGTGGGAAGGCCCCGATCCCGCACCGTTCATGAGGCGCAGGGAGAACAGGAGCTTCTCCTGGGAGGCCAGAGCGGAGTTGAAGGGAGACCAGGTGGGACGGATGGAGCCGCTGGAGACGTTATCCCGCCTGGAAAAGGGAATGGGGTCAGGAATGGGAtcaggatggggacactgggatggaatggggacactgggaatggggacgcTGGAGACGCTACCCCGCCTGGAAAAGGGAGTGGGATCGGGAatggggtcactgggatggAACGGGGACACTGGGAATTGGGAAACTGGGAAAGGACACTGGGACAagaatggggacattgggaaggaaatggagaaattggaaatggggacactgggaatgaGGAGCCATGGGTGACGTTATCCCACCTGGAAaagggaatgggatcaggatggggacactgggatgggaatgaAGCACTGgcaatgggaatggggatgctgggaatggggaaattgggaatggggacactgggaatggggagccGCTGGTGACGTTATCCCACCTGGAAAAGGGAATTGGAATTGTGATATGGgaatgggacattgggaatggggacagtGGGTGGGAATCGGGACCccagaatgggaatgggaatgccagGAATGCAGGATGGGATCTGGGAGTCCCAGGAATGTGGGATGGgatgctggggacactgggaacgGAGCTTGGACACCAAGATAGGaatggggacaatgggaatgggaatggggacgctgggacaggaatggggacactgggaatggggacccATGATGTTATCCCACCTGGAAAAGGGAattggaaatgggaatggggacactgggaatctgggatgggatccctggatgggaatgggattcctgggaatgctgggatgggatcccagaatgggaatgggattccTAGGAATGCCAGGAAGGGATTCCAGGATGGGATTCCTGGGAATGTTGGGAACACAGGATGGGATCccaggatgggaatgggattcctgggaatgctgggaaggGATCccaggatgggaatgggattccCGGGAATGCCGGGAGCGCgggaggggatggggacgggCACCTGGGGTAGTGGCACTCGATGGGGATGACGGCCGGGTCGCTGCGCACGATGGCCGGGTTGCTGCCGGGGCTGGGATCGTAGCTCAGGAGCGTCCGGTAAATCAGGGAATCCGGAGTGACCTGGGAATGAACACCGGGAATTCCAGGGGGAAAGGGTTCCTCAATCCCGAGTGAGCAGGAAGTGGAAGGAATGAGGGAATCTGGGAATAAACactgggaattctgtgggaaAAGCGTTCCTCAATCCAGAGTGAATGGGAAGTGGAAGAAATCAGGGAATCTGGGGTGATCTGGGAATGAAAACCAGGAATTcagtgggaaaagggaaggcagaaaatgcAGGAATTGAAAGAAATGAGGGAATCCAGAGTGATCTGGGAATAAaaactgggaatttggggaaaaaggggTTCCTCAATCCTGAGTGAGTGGGAATTGGAAGGAATGAGGAAATCTGGGGTGACCTGGGAATGAAAACCGGGAATTCTGTGGGAAAAGGGAACCCAGAAAATGAGGGAATTGAAAGAAATGAGGGAATCTGGGAATAAAACCCAGGAATCCCATGGGTCTCCAATCAGGGGTGTCAGCAGGGTGAGTGGGAATTCCAAGGAATTGGGGAATTCGGGGTGATTTGAGAATAAAAGTGGGGAATTCTGTGGGAGAGGCCgctcctcatcccagcagcaccactgggctgactgggaatgctgggagaATTCAtggaaatggtggaaaagggatggaaaaggggggaaatggggtggaagagagggaaaagggatgggaaacCACAGTTTCCACGGAGTTGAATTAAACCTGAGGGAAAAGAGGCTTTTCCCAGAGGAATGGGAAAAGCTGCGGGAAAACCGCTCAAATTCCCAGGAAATCACggctcctccttcccctggaaTGATCCCGGATCCAGCCCCTGGATCTCCGTGAAACCGGGAACAGGCGCGGccccggagccgctcccggtGGGAATCCCGGGATGGGAACGGGACTCACCTGGATCTCCCCCGACACCTCCGGATCTCCTGGAGCCTCTCCCGGGTGGAATCCCAGGATCGGGGCGGGATCCCGGGATCGGGACAAGGACTCGGGAATCCGCACGATCCCGGGAGCCGCTCCCGGTGGGAATTCCGGGATCCCGACAGGACTCACCCGGATCTCTCCCGACACC
The sequence above is a segment of the Molothrus aeneus isolate 106 chromosome 13, BPBGC_Maene_1.0, whole genome shotgun sequence genome. Coding sequences within it:
- the LOC136562255 gene encoding zona pellucida sperm-binding protein 3-like, whose translation is MRSQIRLLLALLCAAPAASAPPPWQPAWSDPNPNPNPNAWGWGDEQPHSHSHSGSHSRWGSRAQVPVEVQCQEAQLVVIVHRDLFGNGRLVSAAELSLGPAACKHSRLDPSQKTVTFSAGLHECGSTVQVTPDSLIYRTLLSYDPSPGSNPAIVRSDPAVIPIECHYPRRDNVSSGSIRPTWSPFNSALASQEKLLFSLRLMNEDWSSERDLSAFRLGDVLNIQAEVGAHSHVPLRLFIDSCVATLGPGAGTEPHYAIIDFNGCLVDGRSDATSSAFVTPRPRQDVLRFQIDAFRFAGDPRSLIYITCHLKVTPAEQSPDALNKACSFSKARNTWAPVEGTRDICSCCELGNCGRRPAEPWNGHRYRRHDGDGATSEADVVIGPVLLSSAQRGQSPEGHQGAVAPLALGTALACAVAGVAVAGAALAIGLRRRNSP